In Vicia villosa cultivar HV-30 ecotype Madison, WI unplaced genomic scaffold, Vvil1.0 ctg.001227F_1_1, whole genome shotgun sequence, the sequence atggcttctcaaggcactgataagctcttccaaagaaacttcattcagattcttggcaatcttgaatgcagtcaccattggaccccatcttctgggtaagcttctgatgatcttctttacatgatcagccttggtgtagcctttatccagaactctcaatccagcagttagagtttgaaatcttaagaacatcttctcaatatcttcatcatcctccatcttgaaggctttatatttctggattagagcaagagctttagtctccttgacttgagcatttccctcatgggtcatttttaatgactcatatatatcataggcagtttccctgttaaatatcttctcatactcagcatgagagatagcattcagcaaaacagtcctacatttatgatgattcttgaaaagcttcttctgatcatcatccatttcttgcctcgtaagctttacgccactagctttcactggatgtttgtaaccatccatcagaagatcccatagttccccatctagaccaagaaagtaactttccagtttatctttccagtattcaaagttttcaccatcaaatactggtggtctagtataaccattgttaccattatattgctcagcagagccagatgtagatgcagatgtatttgttgaaatttcaccagccaacttgtactgaagcgtttttctcttcctgaatcttttctaaacacggttaagtgcttgcaccttagaaccggcgctctgatgccaattgaaggatagaaaaacacttagaaagggggggtttgaataagtgtagtttaaaaacttgaatgataaaaacaatttgcacagttatttttatcccggttcattgttaactaaactactccagtccacccccacggagtgatttacctcacctgaggatttaatccactaatcgcaatagattacaatggttttccacttagcccacgactaagtcttctagagtatcctgatcacaacctgatcactctaggaacaaatgcttagacacaagctaagactttcttagagtatcctgaccaccacgtgatcactctaaatacaactgcttagacacaagctaagacttcctagagtatcctgatcaacacttgatcactctagtaacttacaaattaatgtaatcaattctaagagtattacaaatgcttctgaaaaagctataatcacaacagtgatatttctcttaaagtttaagcttaatctcactaatatattacaacagcaatgtagtgagctttgatgaagatgaagtttctgagctttgagttgaacagcgtttcagcaagttaatattcacagaattggttcagagttgttaaccttgcttctcatcagaacttcatatttataggcacttgagaagatgaccgttgggagcatttaatgctttgcgtgttccgtacagcattgcacttaatgtttcacgcttttgtcaactacctcgagccttgttcacgctgtgtctactgacgttgcctttaatagcttccaacgttccttttgtcagtcagcgtagcctgccacctgtactttcttctgatctgatgtttgtgtatacaacgtttgaaaatcatcagagtcaaacagcttggtgcatagcatcttcttgtcttctgaccttgaagtgcttctgagcgtgataccatgagaacttcagtgcttctgcttctgatctcaagttcttctgatgcttccatagacccatgttctgattctgccttgaccatcttctgatgtcatgccagaccatgttctgatgttgcatgctgaaccttctgagacaaagcttctgagcgctgatttgtgcatactctttatatatttcctgaaaaggaaatttcaatgtattagagtaccacattatctcacacaaaattcatatccttgttatcatcaaaactaagaatattgatcagaacaaatcttgttctaacacatccaAGCCCTATATATCAAGGTATCTATAATGCTTGGTCCTATGGTATCAATTTGTACAGTATTACCAAACACGGTATCGTTTCTCAGCCTCCAGCAAGCATAGATAGTTTCACTAAAAGCCATTTTAAGGACTTTAGTTTTCCAGCTCTTTTTCTTAGTCTGCTGCAGCATCCATGCCAGTTCCATAATCCAGCCCCTTGGGTTATGCTTCACTTGTAACCAATCCAAAATTTGGCTCCAGATTTGTTTCATCACTCTGCATTCAAAAAACAGATGTTCAATGGTTTCTTGAGCCCTGCAGAAACCACAGTGATCAGTTTGCAGCATACCAAACCGTTTCAATCTCTCTTTTGTTGCAAGATTTCCATGGCATGTCATCCATGTCACAAATTTCGCTCGTGGTCTAGCCTTGTTATCAAACAGTATTTTTCTCCATTGTACATCAGGCCCAAAATCACTAATATGAAGGTATATGTCTCTCACTTTTACCCTGACCAGATCCTTCAATTTCTGCCAGAGATTCAGTTGTATTACAACATCCCTCATCTTCATTATTGCCTTCATGATCCAAGATCCATCAATCTTATTTTCCTTTTATATAGAAGGTGTGTATCCATCGCACCCATAGGCTGTCAGCCTTGTTGCAAATGTTCCATAAGAGCTTTATAAGGTTGGCACGATTCCAGTCCTCCAGGTGCACTAGGTTCAGCCCACCCTTGTTTTTTGGATTACAAATCTTTCTCCAAGCCACAGGGGATTTCCTTGATTCCTCCTCTTTACCTGTCCACAGAAATATTCTACAAATTTTGTCAATGCGTTGGATGATTGTTTGGGGCAGAGGAATACAACTCATCCAATAGTGTGTTATGGAGTGAAGCACATTATTTATCAATTGTAGCCTCCCAGCAAAACTGAGTAATCTTCCACTCCAGTGTCGAATTTTAGCGACCAACTTGGCAACCAAAATCATGCATTGTTGGACAGTTAATCTTTTGCTAGTTAAGGGTATGCTCAAGTACCTAAATGGTAAGGACCCCTCAGCAAAATCAGTCACACCAAGGATCAAAAGTTCAATGTACATTCATTACaaataattttcatgatttttaataatattaaataattctgaatttaaaccaaaataattctaaatataattaatcaatataatagttttaatttaatatttaattgaatttctaTTAAACTAATTGATCACTATTTAGTTGAATTTCTATTATActttaatttatttctaattgattaaatatatgaaGATTTGTattctataaattttatttttaaattggtgtattatttgaaattagtagatatttatttgtgtgttatttgaaataagtaaatgtttgttctaaattattaaattatttatcattaagaatattaacaatagaaattgatttgtctagttgtaaagtgaatatCATCTATCAGACTTAGGATCGAGACCCCAATGATATgacttttgtaatttttattgtaaattcagaattatttaatattattaaaaaatttgaaaattatttgtTATGAATGCATGCTGACttagtggtaaagacttaagatattgtTTAAAATTCTTGGGTTTCattccttataagaaacaattttaacTTTTTGGATAGTATTAAatcagaattgtttaaaaataaaataaaaaattattttactatttaaaaaatgaaaaataaaaaataaaatacaacgtggcaatccagtcacggtttaaaaataagaataaaaactaatttgaaaaaaatattagtagaaggattagtaaggtccggttaaattttgtaaagaattaaatcATAACTTTTTTTGGTGAGAGACTAATTTGAATTGTATAATTTTTGTGAAggaccaaaatgagtcttcactctttagttaattttaaataataaaaaataaaataacgagTGTCGTCATTTGGTTATTTTAATGTCGACCTCCAAAAAGAAACATGTGAACATGGgcaatttcaaaattttaatgtgACATCAAATTTGTGAGGGATTAAGATGATTATTCACTTTTATCCAAAActatttttcaattatttaaaaatatatattgaatttataaatgataaatatataaattaaaaatcatttaaataaaaaaaaaaaagggtttcATTACGCCAGACCATTTGGCGACATGCCCTTGAAGCGTGGCACACTGGGAATATATTTTCACAGTGTGACAATGGGGGAAAttcatgaaaaaaaaattaaaataaccaggtttaataaaaaatttacagaaaaaatcaacttttcggggtatttaccaaactgtctaggtttgggacagaCTGGAAgagaatgcgccaaatgaaatggcgcatgcatGGTCCacacgccaaaccatttggcgcaaatGAACAAAAATTACGGCAACGTTGTTttagccatttgaaatggcgcataTGGCCATGCCTTAACACATAGACGCCAAACCAATTGGCTCATATGTGTGTGccattttgttttcaaaattaacCCGTCTCGGGTATTTCCGCGCACTGTTTTTTATTCCGGtcttttattttcgtaaaaa encodes:
- the LOC131634099 gene encoding uncharacterized protein LOC131634099, whose amino-acid sequence is MKMRDVVIQLNLWQKLKDLVRVKVRDIYLHISDFGPDVQWRKILFDNKARPRAKFVTWMTCHGNLATKERLKRFGMLQTDHCGFCRAQETIEHLFFECRVMKQIWSQILDWLQVKHNPRGWIMELAWMLQQTKKKSWKTKVLKMAFSETIYACWRLRNDTVFGNTVQIDTIGPSIIDTLIYRAWMC